The Desulfosoma caldarium genome has a window encoding:
- the glgA gene encoding glycogen synthase GlgA — protein sequence MSLKILFCASEAIPFAKTGGLADVAASLPEALSAQGCDVRLFLPLYPSVERTPDALKVVAEWIPISVGVHTYHVHFWQWLGPSPYPVYFMEKDEFFHRPHLYVHPLRGDYEDNAERFITFSRSLYALCKHLDWIPHIVHLHDWQTACAAAYHYFHWRYDAAFSRVRTLLTIHNLAHQGLFPESYFGLTGLPLEAYTIEGMEFFGQCNFLKAGIAYSDRISTVSPKYAREILDPKQGFGLDGLLRRRRNDLIGILNGIDTTRWNPSHDPYIPAPFDAEQLDGKRVCKEKVLEELEFPASVRQDPLCVVVSRLVHQKGIDLILEALDDMMELSVCLAVLGTGDPHLERLLLQAQSRHSDRIRVVLDFDEALAHRLEAGADIFLMPSRYEPCGLNQMYSMRYGTIPIVTATGGLDDSVVDAAQNPQMGTGFKFYEHTKEAFLEALKAALEAYRDSETWRRLRQRAMREDFSWPRAARSYMALYEEMLGD from the coding sequence GCCAAGACGGGCGGCCTGGCCGATGTGGCCGCATCTCTGCCCGAGGCTCTCAGTGCCCAGGGCTGCGACGTGCGGCTCTTTCTGCCGCTTTACCCGTCCGTCGAACGCACCCCTGACGCCCTCAAGGTTGTGGCCGAGTGGATTCCCATCTCCGTGGGCGTGCATACGTACCATGTGCATTTTTGGCAATGGTTGGGACCGTCGCCATACCCCGTCTATTTCATGGAAAAGGATGAATTCTTTCACCGCCCTCATCTCTACGTGCATCCCCTTCGCGGCGACTACGAAGACAACGCGGAACGCTTCATCACTTTTTCTCGTTCTCTCTACGCCCTGTGCAAACATCTGGACTGGATTCCCCACATCGTTCACCTGCACGACTGGCAAACAGCCTGCGCAGCCGCCTACCATTACTTTCACTGGCGCTACGACGCCGCCTTTTCTCGCGTCCGCACGTTGCTCACCATCCACAACCTTGCCCATCAAGGCCTCTTTCCGGAAAGCTATTTCGGCCTCACAGGGCTTCCTCTGGAAGCCTACACCATCGAGGGCATGGAATTCTTCGGTCAATGCAACTTCCTCAAGGCCGGGATTGCCTACAGTGATCGCATTTCCACCGTGAGCCCAAAGTATGCCAGGGAAATTCTTGACCCCAAACAGGGCTTTGGCCTGGATGGTCTCCTGCGCCGTCGCCGGAACGACCTCATCGGCATCCTGAACGGCATCGACACCACGCGATGGAATCCATCCCACGACCCCTATATTCCAGCGCCTTTTGATGCCGAGCAATTGGACGGCAAGCGCGTGTGCAAGGAAAAAGTCCTCGAAGAGCTCGAGTTTCCTGCGTCGGTTCGTCAAGATCCTTTGTGCGTGGTGGTCAGCCGTCTGGTGCATCAAAAAGGCATCGATCTGATTCTGGAGGCGTTGGACGACATGATGGAGCTTTCCGTGTGCCTGGCCGTCCTGGGCACCGGTGACCCTCACCTGGAACGGCTTCTCCTCCAAGCCCAGTCGCGTCATTCTGACCGTATTCGTGTGGTCTTGGATTTTGACGAAGCCCTGGCCCATCGACTGGAAGCCGGGGCCGACATCTTTCTCATGCCTTCTCGATACGAACCCTGTGGTCTGAACCAAATGTACAGTATGCGTTACGGAACAATCCCTATTGTGACTGCCACGGGAGGTTTGGACGATTCCGTGGTGGACGCAGCTCAAAATCCCCAAATGGGCACCGGCTTCAAATTTTATGAGCACACCAAGGAGGCTTTTCTCGAAGCCCTAAAGGCGGCCTTGGAAGCCTATCGTGACTCGGAAACGTGGCGCCGGCTACGGCAAAGGGCCATGCGGGAGGACTTCAGCTGGCCTCGAGCGGCGCGATCCTACATGGCCCTCTATGAGGAGATGCTTGGCGACTAG